In one Candidatus Binatia bacterium genomic region, the following are encoded:
- a CDS encoding oligosaccharide flippase family protein, translating into MAHRRLAHDMIDVFGARTAVALLGTVTGIVLARTLGPHDRGILALVLLLPSTLVTLAKFGLTQANVYCVRREGASIEQVAANSLALAVVLGVGIGAVAWWFRGLLLSTIMREVPAWALLLALWRLPLLLIDNFFCGVLQAINNFSLYNRRTVFGAAAVLVLVVGLRVALRLDLFSSVLVYTIVTTVVVGALVIGTRRLVPFGLWLDRRLLKRQMRFGMKSYTQILATHLLFRIDVYMVAYFLNPAQTAFYSLALHFTEMILEIPQAVGWVIYPRLASLSKDEVHRLTAQACRRTVLLTGLGGLVVIAFGPLMVPLWYGKAFAAASKPLAFATLGMVMMSVFTILTRDFTSRNNQGVNIRAGTAALVTNVILNVFMIPTLGISGAALATSISYSLAAIMVMVAYRRESGIALTEVLIPRLEDARFVYDVTVQAAMRRMRRTPAPLKSALPLASEPPPPPLNGQIDR; encoded by the coding sequence ATGGCGCACCGTCGTCTCGCGCACGACATGATCGACGTTTTTGGGGCACGCACGGCCGTGGCTCTGCTGGGCACGGTCACGGGCATCGTTCTGGCGCGCACGCTGGGGCCGCATGATCGTGGGATTCTGGCGCTGGTGCTCTTGTTGCCATCCACGTTGGTGACCTTGGCGAAGTTCGGGCTGACACAGGCGAACGTATACTGCGTCCGGCGCGAAGGCGCGTCCATCGAGCAAGTCGCGGCCAACTCGTTGGCCTTGGCAGTAGTCTTGGGCGTGGGCATCGGCGCAGTCGCCTGGTGGTTTCGCGGGCTCTTGCTGTCGACGATCATGCGTGAGGTGCCGGCGTGGGCGCTGTTGCTGGCGCTCTGGCGCCTGCCGCTGCTGTTGATCGATAATTTCTTCTGCGGCGTTCTCCAGGCCATCAATAACTTCTCCCTGTACAATCGCCGGACCGTATTTGGTGCCGCAGCGGTACTCGTACTGGTTGTCGGACTGCGTGTGGCGCTACGCTTGGACCTGTTTAGCAGCGTGCTCGTTTATACGATTGTTACCACCGTTGTGGTGGGCGCATTGGTGATTGGGACGCGACGGCTGGTGCCGTTCGGCCTGTGGCTGGATCGGCGACTGCTGAAACGGCAGATGCGCTTTGGCATGAAGTCGTACACCCAGATTCTGGCGACGCATCTGTTGTTCCGCATCGACGTCTACATGGTTGCCTATTTCCTCAACCCGGCGCAGACCGCGTTCTACAGTCTGGCCTTGCATTTCACCGAGATGATCCTGGAGATTCCGCAGGCGGTGGGTTGGGTGATCTATCCGCGGCTCGCGTCGCTGAGCAAAGACGAGGTGCATCGCCTCACGGCGCAAGCGTGCCGCCGGACGGTTCTGTTGACGGGGCTTGGCGGCCTTGTGGTGATCGCGTTTGGGCCCTTGATGGTGCCTTTGTGGTATGGGAAGGCGTTCGCCGCCGCATCAAAACCGCTCGCGTTTGCCACTCTCGGCATGGTGATGATGTCGGTCTTCACCATCCTCACGCGCGATTTCACCAGCCGCAACAATCAGGGCGTGAACATTCGCGCGGGAACGGCGGCGCTGGTGACCAACGTCATCCTCAACGTGTTCATGATCCCAACCCTCGGGATTTCCGGTGCGGCGCTTGCGACCAGCATCTCGTACTCGCTGGCGGCGATCATGGTCATGGTCGCATACCGCCGCGAGTCGGGCATCGCGCTGACGGAGGTGCTGATCCCGCGGCTCGAAGATGCACGATTCGTCTACGACGTAACGGTTCAGGCCGCGATGCGACGCATGCGGCGTACACCGGCGCCGCTCAAGAGTGCGCTGCCGCTGGCCAGCGAACCACCCCCCCCCCCGCTGAATGGACAAATCGACCGATGA
- a CDS encoding sulfotransferase — MARFPAEGVLIIGAPRSGTTLLRRLFNAHPNIACPGETNVFTGCGRFLRSEHIAEGTGIGVLDGLGYAGFSKSEVLTRLREFAFSFHRDHAKQQGKPRWASKTAFDAFYLDEIEQLCGDQVQFVCIQRHGLDVACSIEELCQKNGVYLRELHEYIIRYPVMLEAFAHAWVDLTHRINAFVKRHPENALQVRYEDLTEQTGPTIGRIMEFLGEAWDPALIEQALESRSGLGLGDWKTYGRSAVDLSSVGRWKRLSRDTISRLGDICNPTLILCGYEPVEVEVERATDDTRRRYEVGLLLQGLKKNSDRPGAAGPESRGDSVREGVHKS; from the coding sequence ATGGCCAGATTCCCAGCGGAAGGCGTCTTGATCATCGGCGCGCCCAGATCCGGAACGACGCTGCTCCGGAGGCTGTTCAACGCCCACCCGAATATTGCCTGTCCGGGCGAGACCAATGTGTTCACCGGCTGTGGGCGCTTCCTGCGCAGCGAGCACATCGCGGAAGGGACTGGCATTGGTGTGCTGGACGGACTGGGCTACGCGGGTTTCTCGAAGAGCGAGGTGCTGACGAGACTGCGCGAATTTGCCTTCTCCTTTCACAGGGACCACGCCAAGCAGCAGGGGAAACCACGCTGGGCATCAAAAACCGCCTTCGACGCCTTCTACCTCGACGAAATCGAGCAACTCTGCGGCGATCAGGTGCAATTCGTCTGCATCCAGCGCCATGGGCTCGATGTGGCTTGCAGCATCGAGGAGCTGTGCCAGAAGAACGGCGTGTACCTCAGGGAGCTTCACGAGTACATCATCCGGTACCCGGTGATGCTCGAGGCCTTTGCACACGCCTGGGTAGATCTCACGCACCGCATCAATGCCTTCGTGAAGCGACACCCAGAGAATGCGCTGCAAGTGCGCTATGAGGATTTGACCGAGCAAACTGGTCCGACCATAGGTCGAATCATGGAGTTCCTGGGGGAGGCATGGGATCCTGCCCTGATTGAGCAGGCTCTGGAAAGCCGGAGCGGGCTCGGGTTGGGAGACTGGAAGACGTACGGTCGGAGTGCCGTTGATCTCTCGAGCGTGGGCCGGTGGAAGCGATTGTCGCGTGATACGATCAGCCGTCTGGGCGACATCTGCAACCCGACGCTGATCCTGTGTGGGTACGAGCCCGTCGAAGTCGAGGTCGAGCGGGCCACGGATGACACCCGTCGACGCTACGAGGTCGGCCTGCTGTTGCAGGGCCTCAAAAAGAACTCGGATCGGCCTGGTGCCGCAGGGCCCGAGTCGCGAGGCGACAGCGTGCGAGAGGGCGTGCACAAATCGTAG